The Pseudomonas orientalis genome contains a region encoding:
- the alkB gene encoding DNA oxidative demethylase AlkB — MAGPTADLFADEALQQPARREQIGEESYVLGGYALPWIERLLPELRRVLAQSPFRQMVTPGGFTMSAALSSCGALGWTTDTRGYRYSALDPRSQQPWPAMPDALRELAISAANAAGFSDFSPDACLINRYVPGAKMSLHQDKNERRYDAPVVSVSLGLPAIFLFGGHQRSDKTQKVSLFHGDVVVWGGVDRLRYHGVMPIREGVHPIMGAQRINLTFRTAG, encoded by the coding sequence ATGGCCGGGCCTACCGCTGACCTGTTCGCCGATGAGGCCTTGCAGCAACCTGCAAGGCGCGAACAGATTGGCGAAGAGTCTTACGTCCTGGGAGGTTACGCCCTGCCCTGGATTGAGCGTTTATTGCCCGAATTGCGGCGTGTCCTGGCCCAGTCGCCGTTTCGGCAAATGGTCACGCCCGGCGGCTTTACCATGTCGGCCGCGCTGAGCAGTTGTGGCGCGCTGGGCTGGACCACCGACACGCGCGGCTACCGCTACAGCGCCCTCGACCCGCGCAGCCAGCAACCCTGGCCGGCAATGCCCGACGCGCTGCGCGAATTGGCCATCTCGGCAGCAAACGCGGCGGGTTTCAGCGATTTCTCGCCGGATGCCTGCCTGATCAACCGCTACGTACCCGGCGCCAAAATGTCGCTCCATCAGGACAAGAACGAGCGGCGCTATGACGCGCCAGTGGTGTCGGTGTCCCTCGGCCTGCCGGCGATTTTCCTGTTCGGCGGCCATCAGCGCAGTGACAAGACGCAAAAAGTCTCGCTGTTCCACGGTGATGTGGTGGTCTGGGGCGGTGTCGATCGCCTGCGCTATCATGGGGTAATGCCAATCCGCGAAGGCGTGCACCCGATCATGGGAGCGCAACGCATCAACCTGACCTTTCGCACCGCCGGCTGA
- the ada gene encoding bifunctional DNA-binding transcriptional regulator/O6-methylguanine-DNA methyltransferase Ada: MNNPQDPRWAAIVARDAKADGLFVYGVKTTGVYCRPSSASRLPRPENIEFFDTPAQAEAAGYRPSRRAAGDQTQLAAHHAKLVADACRQIEQAETPPSLEALARQAGLSSFHFHRVFKAVTGLTPKGYAGALRSRKVRDGLKAQQSVTDTLYDAGFNSNSRFYAAADQVLGMKPREYKAGGANNLIRFAVGQCSLGAILVAQSQRGVCAILLGDDPETLVRDLQDQFPNAELVGADRDFEHLIAQVVGFIEAPALGLDLPLDLRGTAFQERVWQALRDIPVGSTASYAQIAQRIGAPTAFRAVAQACGANHLAVAIPCHRVVRSDGALSGYRWGVERKRTLLARETSD, from the coding sequence ATGAACAACCCACAGGACCCACGCTGGGCCGCCATCGTTGCCCGCGACGCCAAGGCCGATGGACTGTTTGTCTACGGTGTGAAAACCACCGGCGTGTACTGCCGCCCCAGCAGCGCCTCACGGTTGCCGCGTCCGGAAAATATCGAATTCTTCGACACCCCCGCACAAGCCGAAGCCGCCGGTTATCGTCCCAGCCGCCGCGCCGCCGGCGACCAGACTCAACTGGCCGCCCACCATGCAAAGCTGGTTGCCGACGCGTGTCGCCAGATAGAACAGGCCGAAACGCCGCCCAGCCTGGAGGCCCTCGCCCGCCAGGCCGGCTTGAGTTCGTTCCATTTCCATCGCGTGTTCAAAGCCGTCACCGGCCTCACCCCCAAGGGCTACGCCGGTGCCCTGCGCTCGCGCAAGGTGCGTGATGGGCTCAAGGCGCAGCAGTCGGTCACCGATACGCTGTACGACGCCGGCTTCAATTCCAACAGCCGCTTTTACGCGGCGGCTGACCAGGTGCTGGGCATGAAGCCACGGGAGTACAAAGCCGGCGGTGCCAACAACCTGATTCGCTTTGCCGTGGGCCAATGCTCGCTGGGGGCGATTCTGGTGGCGCAGAGTCAACGCGGTGTGTGTGCGATTTTGCTGGGTGACGATCCGGAAACGCTGGTGCGCGACCTGCAGGACCAATTCCCCAACGCCGAACTGGTCGGCGCGGATCGGGATTTCGAACACTTGATCGCCCAGGTCGTGGGCTTTATCGAAGCGCCCGCCCTGGGCCTGGACCTGCCGCTGGATCTACGCGGCACGGCCTTCCAGGAACGGGTTTGGCAGGCGCTGCGCGATATTCCGGTGGGCAGCACGGCCAGCTACGCGCAGATTGCCCAGCGTATCGGCGCGCCGACGGCATTTCGCGCAGTGGCCCAGGCCTGTGGCGCCAACCACCTGGCAGTGGCGATCCCCTGCCATCGCGTGGTGCGCAGCGACGGCGCGCTGTCCGGCTACCGCTGGGGCGTAGAGCGCAAGCGCACGCTGCTGGCGCGGGAAACCTCGGACTGA
- a CDS encoding NAD(P)H-dependent flavin oxidoreductase, translating into MSTWPDTRILDLLGIELPIIQAPMAGATTTAMVIAASQAGALGSMPAAALSIEQLREALTAIRQAGTRPVNVNFFCHQAPAANEEHERRWKALLEPYYRELSADFDAPTPVSNRAPFNEAACEVIETFRPEVVSFHFGLPEKALLDRVKATGAKVLSSATTVEEAIWLEQHGCDAIIAMGIEAGGHRGMFLSDDLNSQIGLMALLPQVVDAVSVPVIAAGGVADSRGMLAAFALGASAVQLGTAYLFTPEASVSASHHYALRHAQASETALTNLFTGRPARGIVNRVVRELGAINPAAPAFPRAGGALMPLKARDEAGFSNLWAGQALRLGNERSTYDLTRQLAEQTLAKLR; encoded by the coding sequence ATGAGCACCTGGCCAGACACGCGCATTCTCGACCTGCTGGGCATCGAACTGCCCATCATCCAGGCCCCCATGGCGGGCGCGACCACCACCGCCATGGTGATTGCCGCCAGCCAGGCCGGCGCACTGGGCTCCATGCCTGCCGCTGCGCTGAGCATCGAGCAACTGCGTGAGGCGTTGACTGCCATTCGCCAGGCCGGCACCCGCCCGGTCAATGTCAACTTCTTCTGCCACCAGGCGCCCGCAGCGAACGAGGAACACGAGCGGCGCTGGAAAGCGCTGCTGGAGCCCTACTACCGCGAGCTGAGCGCCGATTTTGATGCACCAACCCCGGTCTCCAATCGTGCGCCCTTCAATGAAGCGGCGTGTGAGGTGATCGAAACCTTTCGCCCCGAAGTCGTCAGCTTTCACTTTGGCCTGCCGGAAAAAGCCTTGCTGGACCGGGTAAAAGCCACCGGTGCCAAGGTGCTTTCATCGGCGACGACGGTTGAGGAAGCGATCTGGCTTGAACAGCACGGCTGTGATGCGATTATCGCAATGGGCATTGAGGCCGGCGGGCACCGCGGTATGTTTCTCAGTGACGACCTCAACAGCCAGATTGGCTTGATGGCGCTGCTGCCGCAGGTCGTCGACGCCGTCAGCGTGCCGGTGATAGCAGCCGGTGGTGTCGCGGATTCGCGCGGGATGCTCGCGGCCTTTGCCCTGGGCGCCTCGGCGGTGCAGCTCGGTACGGCGTACCTGTTCACCCCCGAAGCCAGCGTCAGCGCTTCCCATCATTATGCCCTGCGGCATGCCCAGGCCAGCGAAACAGCCCTCACCAATCTGTTCACCGGTCGCCCGGCGCGGGGCATAGTCAACCGTGTGGTGCGCGAGTTGGGCGCGATCAACCCCGCCGCACCGGCATTTCCACGGGCCGGTGGTGCATTGATGCCACTGAAGGCCAGGGACGAAGCGGGTTTCAGCAACCTGTGGGCAGGCCAGG